A stretch of DNA from Plasmodium berghei ANKA genome assembly, chromosome: 11:
ATAGTATATCCTGACattgttaataaatttttattaatttggtTTTCGCTAGATACATATGGTTGTactatatgcatataattatatttatcttttGATTTCAAATtggaattattttcatcaatattatttttatcagtTTCAGAATAATTCAAATGTGTAGTATCATTTTCAACGTTTTCATTATTCATAGTTAGTTCATCTAAATTCCAAGTGCGATATGGATATTCACtattgttttcattttctgaATCTGAAAATTGCTCGAAGGGCATTgcattaaataatttataatcattgacaatataattattattattaaacagatttttatttgtaaatgaataaataaaattttggCTATTATGATGAACcgtatataaatttatatcgttatatatcatatatataatatgatttttaaataataaataatcaataaaagtatttgatataatttcatatattaatagcGCTTTATTATCTAatgcaaataaaattaatctATTATCTTTGCTAAATGTTACATTTGTAactgaaaataaaaattttaattttctaGTTATGCACTTTTGTTCAATATCTAAAATAAGGACATTGTTATTTGATAAACAAACAACTGtaagaatattataatgataaaaggattgaatttttatattttcttcagaGTTGTTTTCTTCTAATTtgtattcattttttatattatatgtataagtTAAATCAccagtatatatattccacACCCTCAAGCATGTATCTTCTTCAGAATTTACAGCAGAAACAAAGTGATTAATaccatataaatatagtttTAATACTTCTCCATTTATATGTGCCTTAGATTTAattgaatatttatttaatttatattcacTTCTATATGTAGTTGATtgtatattaaatgaatgTATTTCTCCATCATTATACCCAACAATACCTATATGCCCACAAGTAGATATTAATACACTagttgcatatttttttttttttttattaaacaaatattcagaatcaatattattttcatcatatattttatattcctCTTCTACATGCTTAATGACATTCTTCACGGTAATTTTCCCGTCTAGCAAAAGCATGTTTTCTTTATCAGATTCATCGGTTTCAATACTGTtgttattcattttttgtttttttccaCCAGTATTTAAATCTCTTTGTGCCTTCTCTATAACCGCAAGTGGTAAGgataaatattcattttctatCACCTTTTTGTAAGAAGATCCAAGATATACACGATCAGATTTTTCCAAGCATATTAAAATGTTATTCCAATCATAATGTCTATTAGTATTAATGTCAAaatctattatatttttatttaaagtttttatttttttactcCATGAGAATTCTCTATTTTGTTCAGGATTATTTGGacttattataaataagttCCCCTCATTTAGTGCATTTGATAAATTTGCTGAtactattaatttataattttcgtcgtctaaatatttgattttGTTTACAATTCCAACACAACTATTTcgttttttcataatttctagagtaaataaatttttattaaaatttaataaattaattttgttatcATACCCAgcactatatatatatccatttgGAGCAACTAAAATCGTTTTTACATAATCATGGGCATTTCttaatgtaaaatattgtatatatttttcatttatcaTAAGAATTTTTCCATGCTCAGTAcctaataaaataacagaTACCATTTCTCCATCttctttataattataaaaattaacacAGCTTATTAAATCAtcattcatatatatattttttgaatatattatttcatctttttcaatatgtattatatataattcatttttggTTGTTACTATGCatatttcatcatttttatttgttttggACATTAGCTTAATATGCCTATAATTGTTCAAATTTAAACTATTTATACAATTGTATtcatgtattattttttctttattaatattatataaatatagtttattctcatttgttaatattaaaattttatttgtgtaTCCATCTGGatgaataattttatttatttcagtGCTGGATTCATCATCAAAAAGtattatacttttataAAGGTAATTTTTATCCTCAAAacaattttctttatttttcaaaccATCATTATCCAACGTTGTCGCATCAGATACTTTGATTTCGTTTATTTCTTCTAAAATTCCCTTTTTTCCCTCTGtgttttcttctttttcttccttttcttcattttcttcataaCTAGAGTCTTCGTCACTATACGAATCTGTCACAAAATGGGATTCATCATTCTTGGAATCATcccaaattattatttcctttttgctatatgttaataaataatcagATACAATTAATAGatcaataatattatatttatgacaatccatattaaaaatttttttttcttcagtatcatttattttataagtttttttattaaaaataacataaacataaccattaaaaatatataatttttttatatcttctGAAAAATAACCCGAAGAATATGCCTTTCGTAATTTATGTGGATCATAAATGCAATAGGATCTTTTAAGGCTTGATACAATAAATAACtgatttccttttttagATAGGCATATTATTCCGTTATGTACAATTAATCCAGAAGTTCCATTTgctattaataaattactttctttatatatttttttatttataatattttttgtactattatttatgtcACTATTATCACAAATTTGTCCCTCTTCTATTCCACTTGGCCCATTAACTttagtttttatattatcatttttattattcatataaaatcctttttttatacgCATATTAActattccatttttatttgattcaGTTATTctgtatttatttaatatatttttagtatTTTCCTTACATTCTTCTTTGTTCCCATTTGCATTatgtttttcattttttgatgCTTCCTGATTTGTTTCTTGTGTAAATACGTCGCTAAGTTTTAGGGGCAAAGGTGAATTTTTACCTGCCaccatatttttattttttatttacttcTTATATTAagtattttaatatattttgaatttgCTTGTATTATTTGCCTCCTTTTTTATCGTAGTGTGGTTGGATTTACTGATCTCTTCTTTGCATATGGATATACGTACGTACTATGTTTCcttttttgatatatattcaaaa
This window harbors:
- a CDS encoding U3 small nucleolar RNA-associated protein 21, putative translates to MVAGKNSPLPLKLSDVFTQETNQEASKNEKHNANGNKEECKENTKNILNKYRITESNKNGIVNMRIKKGFYMNNKNDNIKTKVNGPSGIEEGQICDNSDINNSTKNIINKKIYKESNLLIANGTSGLIVHNGIICLSKKGNQLFIVSSLKRSYCIYDPHKLRKAYSSGYFSEDIKKLYIFNGYVYVIFNKKTYKINDTEEKKIFNMDCHKYNIIDLLIVSDYLLTYSKKEIIIWDDSKNDESHFVTDSYSDEDSSYEENEEKEEKEENTEGKKGILEEINEIKVSDATTLDNDGLKNKENCFEDKNYLYKSIILFDDESSTEINKIIHPDGYTNKILILTNENKLYLYNINKEKIIHEYNCINSLNLNNYRHIKLMSKTNKNDEICIVTTKNELYIIHIEKDEIIYSKNIYMNDDLISCVNFYNYKEDGEMVSVILLGTEHGKILMINEKYIQYFTLRNAHDYVKTILVAPNGYIYSAGYDNKINLLNFNKNLFTLEIMKKRNSCVGIVNKIKYLDDENYKLIVSANLSNALNEGNLFIISPNNPEQNREFSWSKKIKTLNKNIIDFDINTNRHYDWNNILICLEKSDRVYLGSSYKKVIENEYLSLPLAVIEKAQRDLNTGGKKQKMNNNSIETDESDKENMLLLDGKITVKNVIKHVEEEYKIYDENNIDSEYLFNKKKKKYATSVLISTCGHIGIVGYNDGEIHSFNIQSTTYRSEYKLNKYSIKSKAHINGEVLKLYLYGINHFVSAVNSEEDTCLRVWNIYTGDLTYTYNIKNEYKLEENNSEENIKIQSFYHYNILTVVCLSNNNVLILDIEQKCITRKLKFLFSVTNVTFSKDNRLILFALDNKALLIYEIISNTFIDYLLFKNHIIYMIYNDINLYTVHHNSQNFIYSFTNKNLFNNNNYIVNDYKLFNAMPFEQFSDSENENNSEYPYRTWNLDELTMNNENVENDTTHLNYSETDKNNIDENNSNLKSKDKYNYMHIVQPYVSSENQINKNLLTMSGYTISKIAYLIFLDKIKENCRVDENVKKNEDIPFFLSAKLDSNNNNINNIEYIDEKEDEFLKNITKENPNNDQTEDQTVAEINSNDKGSEQNEINNKQIITKSVQKSKRITKNIKDGIICSKLQEMIGKTETSYNETLKYLKSLSPSGVHFNILSLSTKKELENMMNFFIYHVKTNDNIDLIQSYILIFLKAHGKKLLKAKEKNLQNSTRVLLQEVQKSWSSVNFLFENIIFFINFLTNIQME